CGCCATTGGTGGGGGGCATATCTATCACCAACATAGTGTAGAGAGGAGTGTGCGATCTGCACGAGGTACAATCGGGACGATATGCCTGTATTTTGCATCCCAGACTTTGAACATATTTACTCTCTCTGGAGATACTACAGCAACCGTTGCAGCGAGCCGGTGAACATGTCGATGGTACCGCCGGCGTCAAAGACAACCGTCAAGCTGGGCTGTTGGGCCAAGCGGCGATAACAGCGAAAGGTGATTCCGATAAGAAATATTGCGGGGTTGTAGGGTCATCAGGCCAGGGCTGGCCTGACATTCACAACAGGATATCTAGAACAGAGGAGGTGATGCCGGAATATACAGAAACCCCAGCACAGCCTCCAAATATCGCCAGTTGTCTGAAAAGTATACAGGTTGTCCAGCCAAGAGTCACCGCGTTGCTCCCCTCTGCTGCAGCATGGATCTGTTTATGATTCTGGTGCTGACCCCGCACCGCCCTGGAGCTCCGTCATAGCACCCGTGCCACCCTTGTTCAAAGCGACCACCTCAACAGACAGTCAGAGACAAGAACCACTCGTTGTTCCTCTCCTTGACCACCCAACAGTAACCTGGCCTGACCTACAGCTCTGACACAACTCTGAATCCCAAACTTTGGCATCTCAAATGAGCCCACCGTCGAGTCTTACATAAACCGAATCCTATCGAGAACTATCATCAGCTACCACCCACCATGGACATCCCTGGTGCTCAAGAGAGCGCTGCCAACAGCTCCAACAGCTCACTGGGCGCAACTCTCTCGACTTCCCAGACTGAGCGCAACAAATCTGGCCATATTGCTGCTCATAGACAGAGCTTTGCCGAGGACCAGAgacgccctcctccttcccctcgcAGCCATCGACACCCATCTCTCACCCAACAAGCCGTCCAAGAGCTTATgaaccaccccccaatcAACCGACACGCCAATCCCCAGTATGCCGGTAGGAACTGGCAGGAAATTGCAGTCGGGGAATTGGCTGTGGCAGATGATGTGAAGTGGACCGATCTTGACGAGAGTGTTCAGGATGCCACGCTGGTATGTTTCTTAGCTACTTACTCCAACGCGACCCGGCTACTCCATGCTGATACCTCACCTCTCGGTAGACACTCCTCAAAAACCATCCCACCAATGCGGTCCTTGTACGAGAGACCCCCACATCAAAACGAGCCATCTCCACGTTTGACTACAGCGATCTGAACGCCTACTtattggtggtggtcgggcTTGCGAAacctgaggaggagcagatcGAGCTATACGACCACATCGCGAAGAGTGCCCAGGCCCAGACACCTGTAGCGCTCCGGGAGATCCAGCCTATTCTGAAGAAGAGCGAACTGGTAGCTTTGCCGGCCGAGGCAACTTTGGACGCGGCTGTGGAGGCTTTCGGAAGCGGCATCCATCGGTTACTGATTACCAACAGCGCTAGAGAGGTTATTGGAATTCTGAGCCAGCTCCGTCTGCTCGAGTTCTTCTGGAAGGAAGCGGTCAATTTTCCTGTTATTGACCGTCTGTACGGGAGTGTGCTGCGAGATCTTCAGATTGGTAGCACTCAGATCATCGCTGTCAAGTAAGTCGTCGTCGCATCACTTGCTAAGTCCCTGTTCCGGTTATCGGGCTAACTTGGGACCCTAGTGCCGATGGGCCTCTCGCTGATGCCCTTCTGTTGATGCACAACGAGGGCCTGACTTCGGTTGCAGTGGTCGATCAAGGCCTCAACGTTCTCGGGAATATTTCAACAGCAGATCTGAGGCTTTTGACCAGTACGAACAACCTGCCCCTTCTCAAGCGCTCGTGCATGCACTTCATCAGCGTTATCCTCAACGAGCGTGGCGTCGAACATGGACGTGATTCTTTCCCGGTTTTTTACGTCAATCCTTACTCCACACTTGCGCACACAGTGGCCAAGCTCGTTGCGACAAGATCTCACCGGATGTGGGTTGTCGAGACGGCTTCACCTTCCCCTAGTGCTCCCGCTACACCGTTACTCCAGCCGGTTCAGCTGGGAGTTACGGCTGCAACGGCTCCTCCACCTACGTCAGTCACTGGTGTTGGGTCGTCATCAAGCCCTGGCCCACAACCAACTGTTCTTGTTTCTTCGCAAACCCCCTCAGCGCCCCAATCGCCGCTGCCAGGACAGTCATTCTCTTCGGTGCCTTCTGCCAGCTTGCCTGGGGCACATGTCTCTGGGAGGTTGTCCGGGGTTGTCTCGCTGACAGATGTGCTGAATCTCTTTGCGAAATCGAGCGGGCTTCGGCCTTCGGATCCCTCGGAACAGAGGGCTCGGAGAAGACGGAGCTCGAGTGCATCTGTCCGGCCAAGTTTGGAtgtggggagaggaagcgTTGAGTTTAGGAGGTAGTACATCTTTTATGGCTGAAGCATGGAAATACTGTCATTACTCAGCACGAGCCGCTCTCCTGTATTGTTTCATtgtgttgggaggggaagagagtGGCATTTGCCTTTTTTAGAGGAAGAAAGGAGGGCATCATGACAGAATTCCTAATTATGCGAATCACACAAGTTTCATACTGTTCCTGGGAACGATGGCGAAAACAGACAGAcctatgatgatgatgacggcaTGGGCGGGACTCGTCTTGATAGCACAGAATCAATTGATATTAGAAGTTGGAAATAAAAAAACCTCATGGGTTTGTACTATACTAAAAAATTTGTGTCCCGAACCATTTTCGTCTCTCTACTCCTTATAattcaaccccccaccaaagcTAACCTCGCTGTttttgccggcggtggtgaccACCTCACCTTCTGTCTTTCCGGTCTCAAAGGCGCAGCGTCCCATGTCTAGCTTTTTGACGGGGATGGCAGAGGGAGAGatgtcaaagtcgaagaTGTCCATCGGCAGACCCAGGGTGGTGCAGGCGTTGGGGATGTCGACGATGCCGGCGACGTGGCCCTGGATGGGGGcgcaggagaggaggaggtagattTGGTAGTCGGAGTAGCCGAAGCGGCGGAGGTATTCGATGCAGCGGAGGGTGGTCTGGCGGTAGGCCACCGCCACGTCGAGGTAGTG
The sequence above is a segment of the Podospora pseudoanserina strain CBS 124.78 chromosome 5, whole genome shotgun sequence genome. Coding sequences within it:
- the SDS23 gene encoding cell separation during budding (COG:C; EggNog:ENOG503NU9M); amino-acid sequence: MDIPGAQESAANSSNSSLGATLSTSQTERNKSGHIAAHRQSFAEDQRRPPPSPRSHRHPSLTQQAVQELMNHPPINRHANPQYAGRNWQEIAVGELAVADDVKWTDLDESVQDATLTLLKNHPTNAVLVRETPTSKRAISTFDYSDLNAYLLVVVGLAKPEEEQIELYDHIAKSAQAQTPVALREIQPILKKSELVALPAEATLDAAVEAFGSGIHRLLITNSAREVIGILSQLRLLEFFWKEAVNFPVIDRLYGSVLRDLQIGSTQIIAVNADGPLADALLLMHNEGLTSVAVVDQGLNVLGNISTADLRLLTSTNNLPLLKRSCMHFISVILNERGVEHGRDSFPVFYVNPYSTLAHTVAKLVATRSHRMWVVETASPSPSAPATPLLQPVQLGVTAATAPPPTSVTGVGSSSSPGPQPTVLVSSQTPSAPQSPLPGQSFSSVPSASLPGAHVSGRLSGVVSLTDVLNLFAKSSGLRPSDPSEQRARRRRSSSASVRPSLDVGRGSVEFRR